The Desulfuromonadales bacterium genome window below encodes:
- a CDS encoding response regulator, with protein sequence MNKRKRIGELLVEAGAITEATVQAALERQKGTSKRLGIVLEEMGAISEKDIAAALSRQFGYKLVRDFAKFAFPAELLALVDAEQALKSMIFPLKQEDKTLYLAMMNPLDMDTIDNVAFRTGLRIVPCVTTAADIQEAVNRHYLQAGQQTEKSEWWTVLVVDDQEMVRLAIVAALRKEGYSLLQASNGAEGLKIALQQKPHLIITDTVMPRMDGYEMFRALQASAATRNIPVIALSSKAAAEEEAKILDMGYFDFVAKPINPFRLTARTKRALRLVYGEGKPPAR encoded by the coding sequence ATGAACAAACGCAAACGCATCGGTGAGCTCCTGGTTGAAGCTGGGGCGATCACCGAGGCAACGGTGCAGGCTGCTCTGGAGCGCCAGAAAGGGACCAGCAAACGACTGGGGATCGTGCTGGAGGAGATGGGGGCCATCTCCGAAAAGGACATCGCCGCTGCCCTCTCCCGGCAGTTCGGTTACAAGCTCGTGCGCGATTTCGCCAAGTTCGCTTTCCCGGCAGAACTTCTGGCCCTGGTCGACGCCGAGCAGGCGCTCAAATCGATGATCTTTCCTCTCAAGCAGGAAGACAAGACCCTCTACCTGGCGATGATGAACCCCCTCGACATGGATACCATCGATAATGTCGCCTTCCGTACCGGCCTGCGCATCGTTCCCTGTGTCACCACCGCCGCCGATATCCAGGAGGCAGTCAACAGGCACTATCTGCAGGCCGGCCAGCAGACCGAAAAGAGCGAATGGTGGACGGTTCTGGTTGTCGACGACCAGGAGATGGTGCGCCTGGCCATCGTCGCCGCCTTGCGCAAGGAGGGCTACAGCCTGTTGCAGGCGAGCAACGGGGCGGAAGGGCTGAAGATTGCCCTGCAGCAGAAGCCACACCTGATCATTACGGACACGGTGATGCCGCGGATGGACGGCTATGAGATGTTTCGCGCCCTGCAGGCCAGCGCCGCCACTCGCAACATCCCCGTCATCGCCCTTTCGTCGAAGGCGGCGGCGGAAGAGGAGGCGAAGATTCTCGACATGGGGTACTTCGACTTCGTCGCCAAGCCGATCAATCCGTTTCGCCTGACGGCAAGGACCAAGCGGGCGCTGCGCCTCGTCTACGGGGAAGGCAAGCCGCCGGCCCGGTGA